A region from the Biomphalaria glabrata chromosome 14, xgBioGlab47.1, whole genome shotgun sequence genome encodes:
- the LOC106068834 gene encoding uncharacterized protein LOC106068834, translating to MTFVMTINPRWLVMFSCLCFVALANNDRRDSRRTLSKGSQNFNSESEIPHNAMRRHSSSYPQRTSHHKSKKSEHYLSGRHIQREEASRGKSYFYKRQMPKAHGEILKSKLKLKTDKEIYRQDPSSFSYDEIHSNSRVYLDEEQYQSDQESDQESKLVGKVAGQEITAGENERVLQLSSSTQTIVLGETETFSITCSVNLAALARSSKGTVQPMSLEIDKHDGQNRRRLAVLSAIHGAMPIRDELTSRAKITGSVSKDDETPWTMSINWSEPTSALEGTYICKLTAIGPHMALADHAYTKLEVAIRDSPRLQLEERLAAAEVKLDEVVKESEQRENTLRLMRQLLFNVTSLLVESANDSRLMRQKINKQVMAYIDLRKYLITALEADDRLAEQINTTELSIASTMEIQAQAMKQLHNQDRIFATGLHALDLKIHSVEQRIVNAKERINERLDAQREDISSLRKLWDGIEEHRSQSDKVLSDLGKQLSNVAEMLNKTSQNLQNLEKALGLTDGSLRLNNNGVMGREGRLEVFHNGQWGSVCDDNFDLNAAIVVCKQLGYDTDKAAFFANAHYGQAGATTPIHLDDVVCYGEETQLVKCQHSAWGFHGCSHAEDVGVKC from the exons ATGACCTTCGTAATGACTATAAATCCACGATGGCTGGTCATGTTTAGCTGTCTGTGCTTTGTGGCATTAGCAAACAACGATCGTAGAGACTCTCGGCGTACGTTGTCGAAGGGGTCTCAAAATTTTAACAGCGAATCTGAAATCCCACACAATGCTATGCGAAGACATTCCTCTAGCTACCCACAGCGGACGAGTCATCACAAGAGCAAGAAGAGCGAGCATTATTTAAGTGGCAGACATATTCAGAGGGAAGAAGCCTCAAGGGGAAAGTCTTATTTTTATAAGAGACAAATGCCTAAAGCCCATGGAGAAATTCTCAAGTCCAAATTGAAGCTTAAAACCGACAAGGAGATTTATCGCCAAGACCCGAGCTCGTTCTCTTACGACGAAATACATTCGAACAGTAGAGTCTATTTGGATGAAGAGCAGTATCAGTCTGACCAGGAATCTGACCAGGAATCTAAACTAGTTGGTAAAGTAGCTGGTCAAGAGATCACAGCTGGGGAAAATG AGAGGGTTCTCCAGTTGTCATCAAGTACCCAGACCATCGTGCTGGGAGAGACGGAGACCTTCAGCATCACGTGCTCCGTCAACTTAGCAGCACTGGCGCGAAGCTCGAAAGGAACCGTGCAGCCGATGAGCCTCGAGATCGACAAGCACGATGGTCAGAACAGAAGACGATTGGCTGTCTTGTCCGCCATACATGGAGCCATGCCAATCAGGGACGAGCTGACTTCGAGGGCCAAGATCACCGGAAGTGTCTCCAAAGACGAC GAAACTCCTTGGACAATGTCTATCAACTGGTCGGAACCAACGTCTGCTCTTGAAGGAACGTATATTTGCAAACTGACCGCTATTGGACCGCACATGGCATTAGCTGACCACGCCTATACCAAACTGGAAGTTGCTATTCGAG ATTCCCCAAGGCTTCAGCTTGAAGAGCGACTGGCCGCAGCCGAAGTAAAACTGGACGAAGTTGTGAAAGAATCTGAGCAAAGGGAAAACACTCTGAGACTGATGAGACAACTCCTGTTCAACGTTACAAGTCTTCTGGTGGAGTCTGCGAACGACAGCAGGTTAATGAGACAGAAAATCAACAAACAGG TGATGGCCTACATTGATCTACGAAAGTATCTGATCACGGCTCTAGAAGCAGACGACCGCCTGGCCGAACAAATAAATACAACGGAGCTGAGCATTGCTTCAACTATGGAAATACAAG CTCAGGCTATGAAACAGCTGCATAATCAAGATCGAATCTTCGCCACCGGGTTGCACGCCCTTGATCTAAAAATACACAGTGTTGAGCAGCGTATCGTCAACGCTAAAGAGAGGATAAACGAAAGGCTAGACGCACAGAGGGAGGACATTTCATCTCTCAGGAAACTCTGGGATGGCATTGAAGAACATCGGAGCCAGTCGGATAAAGTTCTCAGTGATTTAG GCAAACAACTTTCCAATGTGGCTGAAATGCTTAACAAAACTTCTCAAAATCTACAGAATCTGGAGAAAGCTTTAG gGTTAACGGACGGATCTCTGAGACTCAACAACAACGGCGTGATGGGGAGAGAAGGCAGGCTGGAGGTGTTTCACAACGGTCAGTGGGGGTCAGTCTGTGACGACAACTTTGACCTTAATGCTGCCATCGTCGTCTGCAAGCAGCTTGGTTATGACAC TGACAAGGCGGCATTTTTCGCAAATGCCCATTATGGTCAAGCAGGGGCGACGACTCCCATTCACTTGGACGACGTCGTCTGCTATGGAGAAGAGACGCAGCTGGTCAAGTGTCAACACAGTGCTTGGGGCTTCCACGGCTGCTCTCACGCGGAGGACGTAGGAGTCAAGTGCTAG